CATAGTCTGCAACAAATCTCTCGAGTCGTCCGATAGCAACCGGTTCAAAGCGTTTCCCCATGACACAAACTTCTTCACATTGGGTTTCCTGGGGGCAAACGCGACCACATATGGCAGGGAGTGAGTTGTCTTCCTTAATCTTCTTAGCAGCACCAACGAAATCTTCATTACAGATTAATTGAATGAAATCTGGAATCTTGATGCTGACCGGGCAACCGTCCATACAGGTGGGACTCTTACATTCGATACAGCGCTGTGCTTCCAGGACTGCCTGTTCAGGGGAAAGACCCAGATTGACTTCAAGAAAATTTGTGCTGCGGAGACCGGCATCCTGTTCTGGCATTTCCTGCCGAGGGATGATCATACGTTCCTTCATGGGAACAGTATTAAATGATTGAGGACGTTCGCGTTTCATGATCAGACCTCCTCTTTCATTTGTTCGGCTTTCATTTTTTTCATCTGTCTTTCCAGGAAGCACCTATGAGATTCTTCTTCCTGCTTCTTGTACATTCTCTGACGGCTACCCAATTCTTTAAAATCGACTTGATGTCCATCAAATTCAGGTCCATCCACACAAACAAAGACTGTCTTACCACCAACTGTCGCTCGGCAAGCGCCACACATCCCGGTTCCATCAACCATGATGGCATTCAAGCTGACCATGGTGGGGATGCCAATTTCTTTGGTCTGATTGGACACAGCAGCCATCATTGGGAGTGGTCCAATGGCCACGATCATATCAGGTTTGATGCCCTCATCCATGAGATCCTGAAGCACATCTGTTACCAGACCATGACGACCAGCTGAGCCATCGTCAGTGGAGATTCTGACTTCATCTACCACTTCAGACATTTGATCCTGGGCGATAATGAGATCTTTATTCCGAGCACCGATGATTGAAATCACTCTATTGCCAGCGGCTTTTCCAGCAGCAGCTATGGGGAGTGCTTCTGCAGTCCCAACGCCGCCACTCATGCAAACCAGGGTACCCCAATTTTCGATGTGGGTAGGCAGACCCAGGGGGCCAACCAAATCTTGTAGATAGTCACCTGATTCCAAGGTATTCAAATGAGCACTGGTTTTACCCAGGCCCTGAACAATAATGTTGATCCAACCTTCTTCGGTATTTGAATCAGCGATGGTAATAGGAATGCGCTCACCCTTATCGTGGACACGCAAAATAATAAATTGACCGGCCTGACGTTTTTTGGCAATGTGGGGAGCTTCAAGAATGAAACTTTTCACATTGGGTGCAATGAATTCAGCTTTAATAATCTTATACATTTCTCACTCCTGGTTTCGATCCATGCTTAAGGCAAGCTTTGTGCCATATTATGTATTCTGGATAGCCGAATTTTTGATTGAGAACTGAATCTGTGGAATGAGCATCAATAAAGAGGGGTACCCAATAGTTGAGTACCCCTCTGTTTATCAATTGTATGTGAGCTTATTATTTTAGGCGATGTCTAAGTGCCCAGGAGTCAACATAGTATAATAGTTTAAGAGAAATACTATTGCTCTGATCCTGATTCCATACATCCTGAAGATCCTCGAAGTAATTTTTCTCCAGATCCTCAGTATCTCCATCTGAGTAGATGGCATTCTTCCAGGCCAGGGTTAATTCGCTTCCAGGTGCAAAACGCCAGGTCATAACTGCATCAATGGTCAGTGCATTAAATGCCGTATTGAGGTCACCCGAAAAACTGCTGGGGGACAAATTTCCATCGTCCATGAGATCGAAGAATTCTTTGTATTCCACAGTGGAGCGGTAGTGGCGAAAACGGATATCAGATTCCAGATTTCTACTAACGATATATTGAGTATAAATGGTATTGGTGGTGGTGATGTGATCCCGTTTCCCAAAGATTGGGTCATCATTGGCATCAAAATCAGCAAATCCATGATTGTTTGAACGGTAATGCTTTTCAAACCCATACTGGATCATGAACTGGTTATTGATCCTCCACCTGGGATCTAAACCCCCACCCCGCCACTGGCTTCCACGGCGTGTTACCGCTGAAATCCCTGCCCAACCACTCATAGAAAAGGGTTTGGTGTAGTTTGATGCTAGCCATAAATGGGTATCAAATCCCTTGGGCGTCGTAAAATAGCGATCATCTACCCGGGTTTCGTAATAATCATGTCCTTCTCGTGGGTTCCAGGCTGCTCCACCTCCCATGGAGTAGTAGTTCTTGAAGGTCATATTATAATCTGCCCGAATACCAAGATGGGTATAGACCCGTGGATTGAAAAGTTGTGCGTAAAAACCACTGATTTCTATCCTGGCATCATTCACTTTCCACACTGGATTGATGGTTTGAAGTTCCACCCAGGCATATTGCTCCACCTCATTGGCTTGTCGCAGAAATCCCAAATCATTGGGATTGTAAAATTCGCTCTCTACTGCATAGCCCACACCATATTTGGCAACACCTTGTACTTCAGACACCCTCACAAAATAATGATGTCCAGTTGAATTGCTGTCAGGATAGCTCAAATAACTGAAAGCTCCTGAAGATTGAAACCGCCATTTTGAATCGCTGGTGTAAAGCCGTGTCTCATATCCTGTAACATTGGCATTATTGAAATCCTTGGTGGAGTCATCCCCTGAAAATCGTAACACATTCGAGTTTGTCACACTAAACTCGGATCCATTCTGCAGGTTTTTACTGACTACAATCAAATTATAATTGGTGGCAGGGTTTGTGAGGTACTCTCGTTCACCGCCGAGAGAATCTTCAATGACTGCATGGACTGGAGCAGTGATGGCATTGAAAAAACCAAGACCCAGCCCGTTCACCGTTTGCCCGGTAACCTTGGTAGCATTGATCAATTGAGTAATATCCGGGTTGGCCTTGATAGATTCCCCTTGTTCTAAAATCTCTTCATCAGCCACTTGCCAGTAACGAACAGGCTTGGAACCGACCCGTCGGGAATAGAATAAACCAGCTTTTTGCAGAAGTTGAGTTCCCTCTGTAAAAAAGGGGCGATGTTCATTGTACTGTATTTCAAAGGGGGAAAGATTGAGTTCGATATTATCAGATTGGACCTGTCCAAAATCGGGAATAAGCGTCATATCGAGCGTAAAGCTTTCATTGATCCCATACTGGAGATCCATTCCCCCACGATAGGACGTTGAGGATGCCATGCCACCCTGATCCACAGGATAACGGTCAGAAGAGACAGATGCGTAGGGTGTGAAGGATAGACGTAGTGGTGTTTCCAGATTTTGAATGCCCTTCAATAAACCTACCTGCTGGGCATAATTACCCATTTCCTTATCCAGAAGGGTCCAGGTATACATCTCTCGAGAAGAAGTCCTGTATCTGCCAATGTTGAAGCCCCAGATCTGTATATCCTTGGCTGGGAAACGCATTTGACTAAAAGGGATGGCCATTTCAACTGACCAACCATCGGCATCAATTCTTGCGGCACTTTCCCAAACAGGGTTCCAATTGGAGTCATTGGAATTGGGGGTAGTTTTCCGATCCACCTGGACGCCTGCTGAGGTTACCATAAAGATGAGCTCATTGGCACCATCATTAAAGGGATTGATCCATAGGCCAATCCAGTCGGCAACCACATCATCATCATCTCTTTTTCCCAATTGGGCAGCAATGCTTGAAGGATCTAAATCAAACATTTTGGCGGCCACATAGAAGGTTACATCATCATACAGAATGCGTATCTCTGTTTTAACCGGGGCATGTCCCCCACTCTCTGGTTCAAATCGATAAAAGTCAGTCGCTGGTTCTACGGTTTCCCAGACTGACTCTTCAATCCGACCATCAATGGTAGGGATTTTCGAGGTCTTGGTAGTGAAGACACTCTTTTTCTCTTCTGCGATGGAGGTACTTATAATAAACAATAGGCCCAGTATCAGGGCTTTGATGTATTTCAAATTGTAGCTCTTTTCTATTTGAGAATTGTGGCTATCAGGTCTTGCCCAACCCCAATTCTTTTAACTTCCGTGAGAGATTGGATTGCTGCATTCCTAAACTGTTGGCAGTCCTGCTGATGTTCCCGGCATGCTGACGGAGTTGTGATTCCAGAAAGCGTTCTTCGAACATCCTTTTTGCTTCAGCAAACAGGCGTGTTTCGGTGAAGATTGCAGCATCTCCATCTGCAGAGACGACTTGATTCAAATGTGGTTTTACTTCAGGTAAATCGATCTCTTCATTGGGACTTAGAATATATAGACGTTCGATGAGATTTCTCAGCTCACGGATGTTTCCAGGAAAGGGATAGCCAACCAACATATTCATGGCATCCCTGGTAAACTGTTTGGGTTGCAGACTTAATTCAGCAGCATAGTGGGACAGGAAGTGATGGAGGAGGGTTTTTATATCGCCTTCTCTCTCACGGAGTGGGGGCAGATTAATGGGCACCACATTAAGACGATAAAATAAATCCTCTCGAAACTTGCCTGCAGAGACCATCTCCTCAAGGGGTTTATTGGTGGCCGCTAAGAGTCTAATATCAACTGACTGAGTTTGAGTCCCACCGACACGTTCAAATTTCCCATCCTCAAGAACTCGAAGGATTTTTGCCTGTGCAGACATACTCATATCACCAATTTCATCAAGAAATAAAGTGCCGCCATTGGCCATTTCGATTTTACCCTTTTTCTGGCCAACCGCTCCAGTAAAGGCGCCTTTCTCATGCCCAAACAACTCACTTTCAACCAGTTCAGAGGGGATGGCGGCAGCATTGAACTTAACAAAGGCATCCTCAGCGCGAGGACTAGCGGCATGAATGGCGTGGGCAACCAGCTCCTTGCCAGTACCACTTTCGCCTCTAATGAGAACTTTTGCTGAAGTAGGGCCTACCCGTCGAGCCGTATCCAGGACCTGCTGAATCTGTAGTGAATTACCAATGAGACGATACTTATCGTGCTGGGTCTGTTGAATAAGGGCTGATCTCTTGGTCAGGGTTTGCTTTTCTGAAAGATTTCGAATCGCCAATTTAACCCGGGCCAATGAGAGTGGTTTTTCAAGGAAATCATAGGCGCCAATTCTCAGGGCGTCCACGGCAGTTCCCACAGTGGCATGGCCAGAAATCATGATGACATCAAGGGTTTCATCTATCTCGCGAATACCTTTTAGGACTTCGATGCCATCCATGCCCGGTAAACGGACATCAAGCAGAACCAGATCCACACTTTCCGCCTTCAGAAGCGCCAGCCCATCTTCACCGGTCCCAGCTTCTAAAACATGATGGCCTTCATCTTCCAGAATATCCCTGAGGGTTAAACGAATGTTTTTTTCATCATCAATGATTAAAATTTTGATTTTGTGATCAGCCATTTTGCTATCCAATCTACTTGGTTAATTGTTGCTCGTTTTCCCGGTTACAGGGAAAACTAATAATAAATGTGGAGCCTTCGCCCAGGACACTGGTGGCTTTAATATCTCCACCATGTTGTCTGATAATGCGTCGGGTGATTGCCAGCCCCAGACCAGTTCCCTTTTTCTTCGTGGTAAAATAAGGTTCGAAAATTTTGACCAGATCAGCCTCAGAAATCCCTTTGCCATGATCCTTGATACCTATTGTACAGGATTTATTCAGAACACTGGTAGAGACTACAATATGAGGGTTGCTTTCACAGGCCTGTATGGCATTCTGGATCAAATTCACCAACACTTGTTTCATTTGCATGGTATCGGCAAAAATTTCTTTAAGAGACGCATCCAGTATCAGATCGATTTTGGCATCATCTGAGTATTGTTCTGAGATATCACGCAATTGTTGGTTTAGATCATAGTTATCAAATTGTGCTTCTGGCATTTTGGCAAAGCCGGAGAAGGCAGTCACCAATGATTGAAGATTGTCCACCTCTTCGTTGACGATCCTCAGCGATTTTTCCAATATCTCAGGCAAATTTTCGGCTTTTTCATGGTACTTCATTTCCAGGCGTTGAGCAGCAAGACGAATGGGTGTCAATGGATTTTTTATCTCGTGAGCCATGGCCCGGGCCATCTCCTGCCAGATCGTCTGCTTCTCAGCCTCAATCAAGCGCTCTTTACTTTGATTGAGT
The window above is part of the Candidatus Neomarinimicrobiota bacterium genome. Proteins encoded here:
- a CDS encoding sulfide/dihydroorotate dehydrogenase-like FAD/NAD-binding protein codes for the protein MYKIIKAEFIAPNVKSFILEAPHIAKKRQAGQFIILRVHDKGERIPITIADSNTEEGWINIIVQGLGKTSAHLNTLESGDYLQDLVGPLGLPTHIENWGTLVCMSGGVGTAEALPIAAAGKAAGNRVISIIGARNKDLIIAQDQMSEVVDEVRISTDDGSAGRHGLVTDVLQDLMDEGIKPDMIVAIGPLPMMAAVSNQTKEIGIPTMVSLNAIMVDGTGMCGACRATVGGKTVFVCVDGPEFDGHQVDFKELGSRQRMYKKQEEESHRCFLERQMKKMKAEQMKEEV
- a CDS encoding carbohydrate binding family 9 domain-containing protein, whose translation is MKYIKALILGLLFIISTSIAEEKKSVFTTKTSKIPTIDGRIEESVWETVEPATDFYRFEPESGGHAPVKTEIRILYDDVTFYVAAKMFDLDPSSIAAQLGKRDDDDVVADWIGLWINPFNDGANELIFMVTSAGVQVDRKTTPNSNDSNWNPVWESAARIDADGWSVEMAIPFSQMRFPAKDIQIWGFNIGRYRTSSREMYTWTLLDKEMGNYAQQVGLLKGIQNLETPLRLSFTPYASVSSDRYPVDQGGMASSTSYRGGMDLQYGINESFTLDMTLIPDFGQVQSDNIELNLSPFEIQYNEHRPFFTEGTQLLQKAGLFYSRRVGSKPVRYWQVADEEILEQGESIKANPDITQLINATKVTGQTVNGLGLGFFNAITAPVHAVIEDSLGGEREYLTNPATNYNLIVVSKNLQNGSEFSVTNSNVLRFSGDDSTKDFNNANVTGYETRLYTSDSKWRFQSSGAFSYLSYPDSNSTGHHYFVRVSEVQGVAKYGVGYAVESEFYNPNDLGFLRQANEVEQYAWVELQTINPVWKVNDARIEISGFYAQLFNPRVYTHLGIRADYNMTFKNYYSMGGGAAWNPREGHDYYETRVDDRYFTTPKGFDTHLWLASNYTKPFSMSGWAGISAVTRRGSQWRGGGLDPRWRINNQFMIQYGFEKHYRSNNHGFADFDANDDPIFGKRDHITTTNTIYTQYIVSRNLESDIRFRHYRSTVEYKEFFDLMDDGNLSPSSFSGDLNTAFNALTIDAVMTWRFAPGSELTLAWKNAIYSDGDTEDLEKNYFEDLQDVWNQDQSNSISLKLLYYVDSWALRHRLK
- a CDS encoding sigma-54-dependent Fis family transcriptional regulator; translated protein: MADHKIKILIIDDEKNIRLTLRDILEDEGHHVLEAGTGEDGLALLKAESVDLVLLDVRLPGMDGIEVLKGIREIDETLDVIMISGHATVGTAVDALRIGAYDFLEKPLSLARVKLAIRNLSEKQTLTKRSALIQQTQHDKYRLIGNSLQIQQVLDTARRVGPTSAKVLIRGESGTGKELVAHAIHAASPRAEDAFVKFNAAAIPSELVESELFGHEKGAFTGAVGQKKGKIEMANGGTLFLDEIGDMSMSAQAKILRVLEDGKFERVGGTQTQSVDIRLLAATNKPLEEMVSAGKFREDLFYRLNVVPINLPPLREREGDIKTLLHHFLSHYAAELSLQPKQFTRDAMNMLVGYPFPGNIRELRNLIERLYILSPNEEIDLPEVKPHLNQVVSADGDAAIFTETRLFAEAKRMFEERFLESQLRQHAGNISRTANSLGMQQSNLSRKLKELGLGKT
- a CDS encoding ATP-binding protein, translated to MKLRAPSFRIQIMILVSLVTLIAAMLMRDFFISNLASYQDQITGLSTKEKVRELHKSYSTILDSSELVVFNQEIEGVLRDLHKIDIAGDFYSRDIKKYSIGIVIVMIILTGSIFLFLFMIITRPLTRLLSATEQLKGGDFDFQIKESAFSPLNGLIIAFNNMVFELNQSKERLIEAEKQTIWQEMARAMAHEIKNPLTPIRLAAQRLEMKYHEKAENLPEILEKSLRIVNEEVDNLQSLVTAFSGFAKMPEAQFDNYDLNQQLRDISEQYSDDAKIDLILDASLKEIFADTMQMKQVLVNLIQNAIQACESNPHIVVSTSVLNKSCTIGIKDHGKGISEADLVKIFEPYFTTKKKGTGLGLAITRRIIRQHGGDIKATSVLGEGSTFIISFPCNRENEQQLTK